The genomic interval AATTAGAAACCACTGTCGTATATCAAACTTGGTGTCGTAAATAACTAGCGGGTTTTCtgcaaaaataaatgttaaaaattacCCATGACTGCTTAagtattactttatttttttaactattttaattttaccaatatatttttgtacaacATATCTAGTTTTTTGTGCCGGGACGTTAATGAGACCTATGATGTCCTTTATATTATTCATAAGTTGTATGCCTCTCCCTCGGCACTTGTTTCCGGGTTTCACGATCCAAATATTGAAAACACCATCAATGTCAATCTGTGGCCAAAACTTTGTCATTGTCGTTAAAGCTTTAGCGGCTTTACGTtccaaatttctgaaaatcataaaataaagatCTGGGGTCTTTACAATTTCAAACGTTACAGCAACAAAACAACGATAACTCATTTGGCGTTTTCTAAATGACGCAACCAATGCGCGTGATCTAATCACCACTTAGGTAATCACAACCGTTAACAATTAATTGACACGTTCGGAACAATACTAAAAATACCTACCGACtaaattataatgataaatgcgaaagtgtgtctgtctgtctgtatgtcttttcacggcttaacagtttaaccgattttgatgaagaatacagagttagcttacatcctgggaacGTATGcttctttttatctcggaaaattaaagagttcccgcaagATTCTTACAAGGGttcatctgtttaactgatttatttatattaagtttggtacagaggtagcttggcaactttttattctggaaaaccaaagagttcctacgagattaaaaaaaaccgaactccacgcggacgaattcgcgggaaTTATCTAGCCAAATAAGATACGCTATTTAAAATGCTAATAACAATATATTTACCCTAAGTTGGTGCATTTGTCTTCCAGAAATTTGGCATTTTCATGTACCAAGAGATAATGATGCGTTAAAAATTGGTCCCATTCGTGTTCCCATATATGTACTGATTGATCCTCTGTGTCATCAATATCTTTATGCGTAAAGAACGCAATATATTCGTTTAATCTACTTATGGCGAATTCGACAGCTGAAAACGGCACTTTTCCATGAATATTCACGAGGTCCAACTCCGATTTTTCTTTTATCGTAATTGATAACCATTTAAGAACACTTATACAGGCAGTTATTCTAAAGTCGTCGATAAATTCTTCAAGGCTATCGGAATTATAAATGTTGTAGCACCTTGGAAATTTTGTTAACGCTACCCCCGGCTCGGTGTGCCAATGCATTTGGATCAGGGAAGTCGTCAAGCCTTCTTTTGTGGTAAAAATGGATCTACTAAACCTAacagacaaaataataattataagtcaGTTATCTAAAATTTTGATGATCATGTTTAAGAACAGTATTTTTTCTACGATCTTTTACCTGCTTATGAGAACTTCCTTATTACTAAGCAGCCAATCATATTTGTCCCTTTTAGTCGTCCAAAGAAAATCGACAGCATGGTGTTCCATGAACTTGAAAAGAATCATTCTTTCAACCTTCGAAAGCTCCTGTCCTGTAACTCTTTTTGGTTCTACAATTGCAGGAGGGTGTCGgaccttaaaataatttatacgaATCAATTATTATAGCAGACATAATACTCGTATTTATTATACTGAATTGCCAATTTCCTGTTACACATGCTTGTTTCCTTTTGCTATCgcaataagtaagtaggtacctaagtaagtatataaatatttcgcgaatattatctaaaattaaattaacttatGCATGATGATATAACTGAATTGCTACATGTCTAAAGTTCCTGAAATCAATATGTGTACCTTATGTGACTCATATTTTTCGATCCAACCTCTTTCCAACAATGCCCGACGTATGGCAGGGAATCCTCCGCCCTTTATCATGAAAACTTTTCGTTCCCTCATGGCCGTGTCTGCGATCTTTTTGAGTTCATTCCACCTTTCGTTGCTTACCCAACTCCTGTACTGTCTTAACTGTTCTATTGAAGATGTCGTATCGGCTAAATCGAGAGCCAAATATGTTAATAGGCTTCACAAAACCAaggtaactaataaataaaaccagtACTTCATAACTTACATATTACGTGCACTAACGTGCACATGTGTAACGTCGTGCACATGCGTGATAAAATAAGTATGAAACAGGTAGTTCGATTTCATATGAAACTATAAAgctgattttgttttaaaaaatgttttgtagAGGGACTATAAGATACATATTTCCTTATGCGAGTCTCTGGGATCCAGCTATCGCTATGCCAAATTTTGtaaaatgggttcagccgttaaACTGTAAAAAGGTGAATGgaaagacagacacaatttcgcatttattaatGTCATAAGCTAGTGTCTTTTTTATTGGttgcaaaattgtttttatttgaaaatgcaGGCTGTGGCAGGCACAGCTTTGTCGGTAGGCCGTCATCTAAATAGCCGTGTCCGAAGACTTTCATTAATTGAGTACTATGGAAGGTGCAGTGAAAAATAATAGGAATTTTGGAGACACACCTGTTCCATGTTCCGATTTGGAAAAGGAAACTGCGCTAGAGGGCCTCAGCTCCTTCTTTGCCAGGCTTTCCTTATGGAGCTTGGAGTCTGAAGCGCTCTCCTCCAGTTCCATCGTTACAGCCATCGACAATTTTGGGAatatttcaaacggctgcaaaCAAACGTATGAAATGCAACCAACATTTTATATGTAGTTTTCCGAAAGCGTGTATTTCTGTCACGGTTTAACCACGAACTGGTGACTAAATACATCGGAGTACATCAGGGCAGTGCAATAACCTACTTTAACTTAACCTACATCGAGTTCCTGAATACGTCGAGGCGGCGCGCATCTCCTCCTGGCACTGAGTAGTGACGTCACATGCCGTCCTTCAAAACCCTACAGAATGATGCGGAAATTATGAACTGAATTACTCTTACCCACTTTACTTTGAGGTCGTAACTACAGGTAGAGCGGTAGGTAATTTGTGAATTAGGCCAATGTTATCTGCACTACgattttcattaattatttaaacaatttaatgGGGTTTATACCGAATTTATTAAACTATGAATTTATTGGCATCATTACAAAATCCATGATACAATCAGATCCAAATCAGATTGGTTTAGTAGTTGACGTAGTTGACAACACAAACATCGTGATAGACTTTGATTTATTATGTTTTGTGTAACGAGGACATCGACTCTGGGATgattttataagtattttatggatagatttagaaaaaaacaaaaaatatataaatgtaggtacttatgtccATTTAGAATAAGAACTAAAGTTTAATGTTGTTAAATCCATTATTTTTCAAATAGAGTGTACCTATCCTTTATAACCATcgatacataaaaaaaaatcgcaggCGGCCTACGGATATACGGCGGCACacgaatataaaaaatactttttatcctgcaaTCTGCGCCCATTTTACAAGCTGTTACTAACGGGCGAATCT from Maniola jurtina chromosome 1, ilManJurt1.1, whole genome shotgun sequence carries:
- the LOC123875493 gene encoding tubulin glycylase 3A-like isoform X9 yields the protein MAVTMELEESASDSKLHKESLAKKELRPSSAVSFSKSEHGTADTTSSIEQLRQYRSWVSNERWNELKKIADTAMRERKVFMIKGGGFPAIRRALLERGWIEKYESHKVRHPPAIVEPKRVTGQELSKVERMILFKFMEHHAVDFLWTTKRDKYDWLLSNKEVLISRFSRSIFTTKEGLTTSLIQMHWHTEPGVALTKFPRCYNIYNSDSLEEFIDDFRITACISVLKWLSITIKEKSELDLVNIHGKVPFSAVEFAISRLNEYIAFFTHKDIDDTEDQSVHIWEHEWDQFLTHHYLLVHENAKFLEDKCTNLGNLERKAAKALTTMTKFWPQIDIDGVFNIWIVKPGNKCRGRGIQLMNNIKDIIGLINVPAQKTRYVVQKYIENPLVIYDTKFDIRQWFLITNSQPLTIWVYKDSYLRFSSQIFSLSNYHESVHLTNNAVQTKYKNTGDRDKALPDENMWDCHTFKAYLRQIGKYELWDTKIYPGIKQCLVGAMLACQETMDKRQNSFELYGADFMLTDDFTPWLIEINSSPDLAPTTSVTARLCPQCLEDVIKVVLDRRLNPEADTGFFELAYRQVIPKAPAYLGLSLCINGKRLIKKPTKERKHESRSFTPLGPPVPSGDDIIDPDHPVPAEYSGPIITDFLTWLNPYDSLPMNKDNLVVGPKESLTDTSRKARKKRRI
- the LOC123875493 gene encoding tubulin glycylase 3A-like isoform X7, with the protein product MAVTMELEESASDSKLHKESLAKKELRPSSAVSFSKSEHGTADTTSSIEQLRQYRSWVSNERWNELKKIADTAMRERKVFMIKGGGFPAIRRALLERGWIEKYESHKVRHPPAIVEPKRVTGQELSKVERMILFKFMEHHAVDFLWTTKRDKYDWLLSNKEVLISRFSRSIFTTKEGLTTSLIQMHWHTEPGVALTKFPRCYNIYNSDSLEEFIDDFRITACISVLKWLSITIKEKSELDLVNIHGKVPFSAVEFAISRLNEYIAFFTHKDIDDTEDQSVHIWEHEWDQFLTHHYLLVHENAKFLEDKCTNLGNLERKAAKALTTMTKFWPQIDIDGVFNIWIVKPGNKCRGRGIQLMNNIKDIIGLINVPAQKTRYVVQKYIENPLVIYDTKFDIRQWFLITNSQPLTIWVYKDSYLRFSSQIFSLSNYHESVHLTNNAVQTKYKNTGDRDKALPDENMWDCHTFKAYLRQIGKYELWDTKIYPGIKQCLVGAMLACQETMDKRQNSFELYGADFMLTDDFTPWLIEINSSPDLAPTTSVTARLCPQCLEDVIKVVLDRRLNPEADTGFFELAYRQVIPKAPAYLGLSLCINGKRLIKKPTKERKHESRSFTPLGPPVPSGDDIIDPDHPVPAEYSGPIITDFLTWLNPYDSLPMNKDNLVVGPKESLTVRQAVAVVKSGQSLKSGNKKRKTSALSFRTLRGRREKNAESKRQIVPHSCCRPEDNQAHNHVTKYRTESASMAEKIRPKIDRSVDAFTTKSSSRS